A part of Ziziphus jujuba cultivar Dongzao chromosome 8, ASM3175591v1 genomic DNA contains:
- the LOC107414650 gene encoding dual specificity protein kinase YAK1 homolog isoform X1 — MDELSPSNGTDQPQPQPKTSLWCPRQLVFSPYSRLAEASNKSHTLRVVVRRPLVARLTKDIVETYQICNSQFKYSEELNPKRYLTSPSTGVLNDGYDNVNSDLILNVNYVLVNSDTQRRYIVKDVLGHGTFGQVAKCWIPETSSFVAVKIIKNQPAYYQQALVEVSILTMLNKKYDPEDKHHIVRIFDYFVYQRHLCICFELLDTNLYELIKLNHFRGLSLSIVQLFSKQILRGLALLKDAGIIHCDLKPENILLCTSVKRGEIKIIDFGSACMEDRTVYSYIQSRYYRSPEVLLGYQYTTAIDMWSFGCIVAELFLGLPLFPGASEFDLLRRMIEILGGQPPDYVLKEAKNTSKFFKCIASIHDVENREVSAGSKSAYQALTEEEYEARELKKPSLGKEYFNHMNLEAIVNNYPYRKNLPKEDIIRESQIRLALIDFLRGLVEFDPAKRWSPFQASKHPFVTGEPFTCPYIPPPETPHVPVAQNMRVDHHPGGGHWFAAGLSPNIPGRNRVAVHNSPHFQVVPYSHANSYGSVGSYGSYNDSTGLGSSYGSYGDTSNMFAYYSPVGPSGMNMHAPGNVSMLGSSPDARRRIIQYSHGNGLGVSPSAGNFAPLPLGASPSQYTPPSSYSQVSTGSPGQYGPTSPARGNCHGSPLSKMAAVSQLNRRKNWGYPGGAQSQENPFSHWIGQPTDGTNSSQVEGNSQLLSSFPSHQHSSSNAATWKQQRGGSSIPAGYSAIQNMPGSSSLGSNIQYSQITGMSHDKHEGILSLPDPGDWDPNYSDELLLQEDASDVSCITTELSKAMGLGSAEPLDGSGRLNHWSSTNSNMNFQRQIGPLQSFSRMEVGGPPANETHAGYPRMVSKPSHLMPHISQSSPSRLGQQPQRFNHGRPISLRNDWNHMKVQPPPSSFNSGGPHSPGNSSFSNGMSWGRRANHPVSSIPPASRGRKDYGSIA; from the exons ATGGATGAGCTTAGCCCTAGTAATGGAACTGACCAGCCACAACCACAACCAAAAACCTCTCTTTGGTGTCCGAGACAGCTCGTGTTTAGTCCCTATTCGCGGCTGGCTGAAGCTTCCAACAAATCCCACACACTGCGGGTTGTCGTCAGAAGACCT TTGGTGGCACGGCTGACGAAGGACATAGTTGAAACATACCAAATATGCAATtcacaatttaaatattcagaGGAATTGAATCCAAAGAGATATTTGACCAGCCCATCAACTGGAGTCCTCAATGATGGCTATGATAATGTTAATTCAGATCTAATTCTTAATGTGAACTATGTATTGGTCAATTCAGACACACAGCGGAG ATACATTGTCAAAGATGTTCTTGGCCATGGCACATTCGGGCAGGTTGCAAAATGCTGGATTCCAGAAACTAGCAGTTTTGTTGCTGTgaagataattaaaaatcaacCTGCATACTATCAACAGGCATTGGTTGAAGTATCTATTTTGACAATG TTAAATAAGAAGTATGATCCTGAGGATAAGCATCATATTGTTCGCATTTTTGATTACTTTGTATATCAACGCCATTTATGCATTTGCTTTGAACTGCTTGACACAAATCT GTATGAGCTTATCAAGTTAAATCATTTTAGAGGATTATCACTGAGCATCGTACAACTGTTTTCAAAACAG ATTCTACGAGGATTGGCACTGTTAAAAGACGCTGGGATAATACATTGTGATCTGAAGCCAGAAAACATACTTTTGTGCACAAG TGTTAAGCGAggagaaattaaaattattgactTTGGATCAGCATGCATGGAAGATCGCACTGTTTACTCCTATATTCAG AGTCGTTATTACAGATCTCCTGAAGTTCTTCTCGGGTATCA ATATACTACAGCTATTGATATGTGGTCATTTGGATGTATAGTTGCTGAATTGTTCTTGGGATTGCCATTATTCCCGGGAGCCTCAGAGTTTGATCTTCTTAGGAGAATGATTGAAATACTGGG AGGACAACCCCCTGATTATGTACTTAAGGAGGCAAAAAACACAAGCAAGTTTTTTAAGTGCATAGCGAGCATCCACGATGTAGAGAATAGAGAAGTTTCTGCAGGTAGCAAAAGTGCATATCAAGCATTAACAGAAGAAGAATATGAAGCT AGAGAGTTGAAAAAACCTTCACTTGGGAAAGAGTATTTCAATCATATGAACCTTGAAGCAATTGTTAACAACTATCCATATAGAAAGAACTTGCCTAAGGAAGATATCATTAGAG AAAGTCAAATACGCCTAGCTTTGATTGATTTTTTGAGGGGCCTTGTTGAGTTTGATCCTGCAAAACGGTGGTCGCCTTTTCAG GCTTCAAAACATCCTTTTGTAACAGGAGAACCTTTTACATGCCCATATATCCCTCCCCCAGAGACCCCTCATGTG CCTGTTGCTCAAAATATGAGAGTGGACCATCATCCTGGTGGAGGACATTGGTTTGCTGCTGGTCTCTCCCCTAAT ATTCCAGGCAGGAACAGGGTTGCTGTGCATAATAGCCCGCATTTTCAGGTAGTGCCATACTCACATGCTAATAGTTATGGCAGTGTAGGAAGCTATGGTAGCTATAATGATAGTACTGGGCTAGGAAGCAGCTATGGAAGTTATGGAGATACAAGTAATATGTTTGCATATTATTCACCTGTTGGACCCTCTGGCATGAACATGCATGCACCAGGCAATGTGTCAATGCTTGGAAGTAGTCCTGATGCAAGACGGAGAATTATTCAATATTCACATGGCAATGGACTTGGTGTAAGCCCCTCGGCGGGAAATTTTGCTCCATTGCCCCTTGGTGCTAGCCCTTCACAATATACTCCACCAAGCTCCTATAGTCAAGTTTCTACTGGTTCTCCAGGGCAATATGGTCCAACTTCTCCAGCCAGAGGCAATTGTCATGGATCACCTTTAAGCAAGATGGCAGCAGTTAGCCAgttaaatagaagaaaaaattggGGATATCCTGGAGGCGCTCAATCTCAAGAGAATCCGTTCTCACATTGGATAGGGCAACCTACGGATGGCACCAACTCCAGTCAAGTAGAAGGGAACTCTCAGCTACTTAGTAGTTTTCCATCACATCAGCATTCAAGCTCTAATGCTGCTACCTGGAAGCAGCAAAGAGGAGGTAGTAGTATTCCTGCTGGTTACTCTGCCATTCAGAACATGCCAGGCTCCTCTTCTCTTGGTTCTAATATACAGTATTCACAAATAACGGGGATGTCACATGACAAGCATGAGGGTATACTGTCATTGCCTGATCCAGGAGATTGGGATCCTAATTACAG CGATGAACTTCTTTTGCAAGAGGATGCTTCGGATGTAAGCTGTATAACAACAGAGCTCAGCAAAGCTATGGGTCTTGGTTCTGCAGAACCATTGGATGGATCTGGAAGATTGAATCACTGGTCCAGTACAAACTCAAATATGAACTTCCAAAG ACAAATTGGACCGCTACAGTCATTTTCACGAATGGAGGTGGGAGGCCCTCCTGCTAATGAAACGCACGCTGGATATCCGCGTATGGTGTCAAAACCTTCTCATCTCATGCCTCATATTTCACAAAGTTCTCCAAGCCGTTTGGGACAGCAACCTCAGCGTTTCAACCATGGGAGACCTATTTCACTTAGGAATGATTGGAATCATATGAAGGTCCAGCCTCCTCCCTCAAGCTTTAACTCTGGAGG
- the LOC107414650 gene encoding dual specificity protein kinase YAK1 homolog isoform X2 produces the protein MDELSPSNGTDQPQPQPKTSLWCPRQLVFSPYSRLAEASNKSHTLRVVVRRPLVARLTKDIVETYQICNSQFKYSEELNPKRYLTSPSTGVLNDGYDNVNSDLILNVNYVLVNSDTQRRYIVKDVLGHGTFGQVAKCWIPETSSFVAVKIIKNQPAYYQQALVEVSILTMLNKKYDPEDKHHIVRIFDYFVYQRHLCICFELLDTNLYELIKLNHFRGLSLSIVQLFSKQILRGLALLKDAGIIHCDLKPENILLCTSVKRGEIKIIDFGSACMEDRTVYSYIQSRYYRSPEVLLGYQYTTAIDMWSFGCIVAELFLGLPLFPGASEFDLLRRMIEILGGQPPDYVLKEAKNTSKFFKCIASIHDVENREVSAGSKSAYQALTEEEYEARELKKPSLGKEYFNHMNLEAIVNNYPYRKNLPKEDIIRESQIRLALIDFLRGLVEFDPAKRWSPFQASKHPFVTGEPFTCPYIPPPETPHVPVAQNMRVDHHPGGGHWFAAGLSPNIPGRNRVAVHNSPHFQVVPYSHANSYGSVGSYGSYNDSTGLGSSYGSYGDTSNMFAYYSPVGPSGMNMHAPGNVSMLGSSPDARRRIIQYSHGNGLGVSPSAGNFAPLPLGASPSQYTPPSSYSQVSTGSPGQYGPTSPARGNCHGSPLSKMAAVSQLNRRKNWGYPGGAQSQENPFSHWIGQPTDGTNSSQVEGNSQLLSSFPSHQHSSSNAATWKQQRGGSSIPAGYSAIQNMPGSSSLGSNIQYSQITGMSHDKHEGILSLPDPGDWDPNYSDELLLQEDASDVSCITTELSKAMGLGSAEPLDGSGRLNHWSSTNSNMNFQRMKFCARVGSCFERGRFLHHRLEF, from the exons ATGGATGAGCTTAGCCCTAGTAATGGAACTGACCAGCCACAACCACAACCAAAAACCTCTCTTTGGTGTCCGAGACAGCTCGTGTTTAGTCCCTATTCGCGGCTGGCTGAAGCTTCCAACAAATCCCACACACTGCGGGTTGTCGTCAGAAGACCT TTGGTGGCACGGCTGACGAAGGACATAGTTGAAACATACCAAATATGCAATtcacaatttaaatattcagaGGAATTGAATCCAAAGAGATATTTGACCAGCCCATCAACTGGAGTCCTCAATGATGGCTATGATAATGTTAATTCAGATCTAATTCTTAATGTGAACTATGTATTGGTCAATTCAGACACACAGCGGAG ATACATTGTCAAAGATGTTCTTGGCCATGGCACATTCGGGCAGGTTGCAAAATGCTGGATTCCAGAAACTAGCAGTTTTGTTGCTGTgaagataattaaaaatcaacCTGCATACTATCAACAGGCATTGGTTGAAGTATCTATTTTGACAATG TTAAATAAGAAGTATGATCCTGAGGATAAGCATCATATTGTTCGCATTTTTGATTACTTTGTATATCAACGCCATTTATGCATTTGCTTTGAACTGCTTGACACAAATCT GTATGAGCTTATCAAGTTAAATCATTTTAGAGGATTATCACTGAGCATCGTACAACTGTTTTCAAAACAG ATTCTACGAGGATTGGCACTGTTAAAAGACGCTGGGATAATACATTGTGATCTGAAGCCAGAAAACATACTTTTGTGCACAAG TGTTAAGCGAggagaaattaaaattattgactTTGGATCAGCATGCATGGAAGATCGCACTGTTTACTCCTATATTCAG AGTCGTTATTACAGATCTCCTGAAGTTCTTCTCGGGTATCA ATATACTACAGCTATTGATATGTGGTCATTTGGATGTATAGTTGCTGAATTGTTCTTGGGATTGCCATTATTCCCGGGAGCCTCAGAGTTTGATCTTCTTAGGAGAATGATTGAAATACTGGG AGGACAACCCCCTGATTATGTACTTAAGGAGGCAAAAAACACAAGCAAGTTTTTTAAGTGCATAGCGAGCATCCACGATGTAGAGAATAGAGAAGTTTCTGCAGGTAGCAAAAGTGCATATCAAGCATTAACAGAAGAAGAATATGAAGCT AGAGAGTTGAAAAAACCTTCACTTGGGAAAGAGTATTTCAATCATATGAACCTTGAAGCAATTGTTAACAACTATCCATATAGAAAGAACTTGCCTAAGGAAGATATCATTAGAG AAAGTCAAATACGCCTAGCTTTGATTGATTTTTTGAGGGGCCTTGTTGAGTTTGATCCTGCAAAACGGTGGTCGCCTTTTCAG GCTTCAAAACATCCTTTTGTAACAGGAGAACCTTTTACATGCCCATATATCCCTCCCCCAGAGACCCCTCATGTG CCTGTTGCTCAAAATATGAGAGTGGACCATCATCCTGGTGGAGGACATTGGTTTGCTGCTGGTCTCTCCCCTAAT ATTCCAGGCAGGAACAGGGTTGCTGTGCATAATAGCCCGCATTTTCAGGTAGTGCCATACTCACATGCTAATAGTTATGGCAGTGTAGGAAGCTATGGTAGCTATAATGATAGTACTGGGCTAGGAAGCAGCTATGGAAGTTATGGAGATACAAGTAATATGTTTGCATATTATTCACCTGTTGGACCCTCTGGCATGAACATGCATGCACCAGGCAATGTGTCAATGCTTGGAAGTAGTCCTGATGCAAGACGGAGAATTATTCAATATTCACATGGCAATGGACTTGGTGTAAGCCCCTCGGCGGGAAATTTTGCTCCATTGCCCCTTGGTGCTAGCCCTTCACAATATACTCCACCAAGCTCCTATAGTCAAGTTTCTACTGGTTCTCCAGGGCAATATGGTCCAACTTCTCCAGCCAGAGGCAATTGTCATGGATCACCTTTAAGCAAGATGGCAGCAGTTAGCCAgttaaatagaagaaaaaattggGGATATCCTGGAGGCGCTCAATCTCAAGAGAATCCGTTCTCACATTGGATAGGGCAACCTACGGATGGCACCAACTCCAGTCAAGTAGAAGGGAACTCTCAGCTACTTAGTAGTTTTCCATCACATCAGCATTCAAGCTCTAATGCTGCTACCTGGAAGCAGCAAAGAGGAGGTAGTAGTATTCCTGCTGGTTACTCTGCCATTCAGAACATGCCAGGCTCCTCTTCTCTTGGTTCTAATATACAGTATTCACAAATAACGGGGATGTCACATGACAAGCATGAGGGTATACTGTCATTGCCTGATCCAGGAGATTGGGATCCTAATTACAG CGATGAACTTCTTTTGCAAGAGGATGCTTCGGATGTAAGCTGTATAACAACAGAGCTCAGCAAAGCTATGGGTCTTGGTTCTGCAGAACCATTGGATGGATCTGGAAGATTGAATCACTGGTCCAGTACAAACTCAAATATGAACTTCCAAAG GATGAAGTTTTGTGCACGTGTAGGTTCTTGTTTTGAGAGGGGAAGGTTTCTTCATCATCGTTTAGAATTTTGA
- the LOC107414650 gene encoding dual specificity protein kinase YAK1 homolog isoform X3, producing MDELSPSNGTDQPQPQPKTSLWCPRQLVFSPYSRLAEASNKSHTLRVVVRRPLVARLTKDIVETYQICNSQFKYSEELNPKRYLTSPSTGVLNDGYDNVNSDLILNVNYVLVNSDTQRRYIVKDVLGHGTFGQVAKCWIPETSSFVAVKIIKNQPAYYQQALVEVSILTMLNKKYDPEDKHHIVRIFDYFVYQRHLCICFELLDTNLYELIKLNHFRGLSLSIVQLFSKQILRGLALLKDAGIIHCDLKPENILLCTSVKRGEIKIIDFGSACMEDRTVYSYIQSRYYRSPEVLLGYQYTTAIDMWSFGCIVAELFLGLPLFPGASEFDLLRRMIEILGGQPPDYVLKEAKNTSKFFKCIASIHDVENREVSAGSKSAYQALTEEEYEARELKKPSLGKEYFNHMNLEAIVNNYPYRKNLPKEDIIRESQIRLALIDFLRGLVEFDPAKRWSPFQASKHPFVTGEPFTCPYIPPPETPHVPVAQNMRVDHHPGGGHWFAAGLSPNIPGRNRVAVHNSPHFQVVPYSHANSYGSVGSYGSYNDSTGLGSSYGSYGDTSNMFAYYSPVGPSGMNMHAPGNVSMLGSSPDARRRIIQYSHGNGLGVSPSAGNFAPLPLGASPSQYTPPSSYSQVSTGSPGQYGPTSPARGNCHGSPLSKMAAVSQLNRRKNWGYPGGAQSQENPFSHWIGQPTDGTNSSQVEGNSQLLSSFPSHQHSSSNAATWKQQRGGSSIPAGYSAIQNMPGSSSLGSNIQYSQITGMSHDKHEGILSLPDPGDWDPNYSDELLLQEDASDVSCITTELSKAMGLGSAEPLDGSGRLNHWSSTNSNMNFQRFLF from the exons ATGGATGAGCTTAGCCCTAGTAATGGAACTGACCAGCCACAACCACAACCAAAAACCTCTCTTTGGTGTCCGAGACAGCTCGTGTTTAGTCCCTATTCGCGGCTGGCTGAAGCTTCCAACAAATCCCACACACTGCGGGTTGTCGTCAGAAGACCT TTGGTGGCACGGCTGACGAAGGACATAGTTGAAACATACCAAATATGCAATtcacaatttaaatattcagaGGAATTGAATCCAAAGAGATATTTGACCAGCCCATCAACTGGAGTCCTCAATGATGGCTATGATAATGTTAATTCAGATCTAATTCTTAATGTGAACTATGTATTGGTCAATTCAGACACACAGCGGAG ATACATTGTCAAAGATGTTCTTGGCCATGGCACATTCGGGCAGGTTGCAAAATGCTGGATTCCAGAAACTAGCAGTTTTGTTGCTGTgaagataattaaaaatcaacCTGCATACTATCAACAGGCATTGGTTGAAGTATCTATTTTGACAATG TTAAATAAGAAGTATGATCCTGAGGATAAGCATCATATTGTTCGCATTTTTGATTACTTTGTATATCAACGCCATTTATGCATTTGCTTTGAACTGCTTGACACAAATCT GTATGAGCTTATCAAGTTAAATCATTTTAGAGGATTATCACTGAGCATCGTACAACTGTTTTCAAAACAG ATTCTACGAGGATTGGCACTGTTAAAAGACGCTGGGATAATACATTGTGATCTGAAGCCAGAAAACATACTTTTGTGCACAAG TGTTAAGCGAggagaaattaaaattattgactTTGGATCAGCATGCATGGAAGATCGCACTGTTTACTCCTATATTCAG AGTCGTTATTACAGATCTCCTGAAGTTCTTCTCGGGTATCA ATATACTACAGCTATTGATATGTGGTCATTTGGATGTATAGTTGCTGAATTGTTCTTGGGATTGCCATTATTCCCGGGAGCCTCAGAGTTTGATCTTCTTAGGAGAATGATTGAAATACTGGG AGGACAACCCCCTGATTATGTACTTAAGGAGGCAAAAAACACAAGCAAGTTTTTTAAGTGCATAGCGAGCATCCACGATGTAGAGAATAGAGAAGTTTCTGCAGGTAGCAAAAGTGCATATCAAGCATTAACAGAAGAAGAATATGAAGCT AGAGAGTTGAAAAAACCTTCACTTGGGAAAGAGTATTTCAATCATATGAACCTTGAAGCAATTGTTAACAACTATCCATATAGAAAGAACTTGCCTAAGGAAGATATCATTAGAG AAAGTCAAATACGCCTAGCTTTGATTGATTTTTTGAGGGGCCTTGTTGAGTTTGATCCTGCAAAACGGTGGTCGCCTTTTCAG GCTTCAAAACATCCTTTTGTAACAGGAGAACCTTTTACATGCCCATATATCCCTCCCCCAGAGACCCCTCATGTG CCTGTTGCTCAAAATATGAGAGTGGACCATCATCCTGGTGGAGGACATTGGTTTGCTGCTGGTCTCTCCCCTAAT ATTCCAGGCAGGAACAGGGTTGCTGTGCATAATAGCCCGCATTTTCAGGTAGTGCCATACTCACATGCTAATAGTTATGGCAGTGTAGGAAGCTATGGTAGCTATAATGATAGTACTGGGCTAGGAAGCAGCTATGGAAGTTATGGAGATACAAGTAATATGTTTGCATATTATTCACCTGTTGGACCCTCTGGCATGAACATGCATGCACCAGGCAATGTGTCAATGCTTGGAAGTAGTCCTGATGCAAGACGGAGAATTATTCAATATTCACATGGCAATGGACTTGGTGTAAGCCCCTCGGCGGGAAATTTTGCTCCATTGCCCCTTGGTGCTAGCCCTTCACAATATACTCCACCAAGCTCCTATAGTCAAGTTTCTACTGGTTCTCCAGGGCAATATGGTCCAACTTCTCCAGCCAGAGGCAATTGTCATGGATCACCTTTAAGCAAGATGGCAGCAGTTAGCCAgttaaatagaagaaaaaattggGGATATCCTGGAGGCGCTCAATCTCAAGAGAATCCGTTCTCACATTGGATAGGGCAACCTACGGATGGCACCAACTCCAGTCAAGTAGAAGGGAACTCTCAGCTACTTAGTAGTTTTCCATCACATCAGCATTCAAGCTCTAATGCTGCTACCTGGAAGCAGCAAAGAGGAGGTAGTAGTATTCCTGCTGGTTACTCTGCCATTCAGAACATGCCAGGCTCCTCTTCTCTTGGTTCTAATATACAGTATTCACAAATAACGGGGATGTCACATGACAAGCATGAGGGTATACTGTCATTGCCTGATCCAGGAGATTGGGATCCTAATTACAG CGATGAACTTCTTTTGCAAGAGGATGCTTCGGATGTAAGCTGTATAACAACAGAGCTCAGCAAAGCTATGGGTCTTGGTTCTGCAGAACCATTGGATGGATCTGGAAGATTGAATCACTGGTCCAGTACAAACTCAAATATGAACTTCCAAAG GTTCTTGTTTTGA
- the LOC107414650 gene encoding dual specificity protein kinase YAK1 homolog isoform X4, with the protein MDELSPSNGTDQPQPQPKTSLWCPRQLVFSPYSRLAEASNKSHTLRVVVRRPLVARLTKDIVETYQICNSQFKYSEELNPKRYLTSPSTGVLNDGYDNVNSDLILNVNYVLVNSDTQRRYIVKDVLGHGTFGQVAKCWIPETSSFVAVKIIKNQPAYYQQALVEVSILTMLNKKYDPEDKHHIVRIFDYFVYQRHLCICFELLDTNLYELIKLNHFRGLSLSIVQLFSKQILRGLALLKDAGIIHCDLKPENILLCTSVKRGEIKIIDFGSACMEDRTVYSYIQSRYYRSPEVLLGYQYTTAIDMWSFGCIVAELFLGLPLFPGASEFDLLRRMIEILGGQPPDYVLKEAKNTSKFFKCIASIHDVENREVSAGSKSAYQALTEEEYEARELKKPSLGKEYFNHMNLEAIVNNYPYRKNLPKEDIIRESQIRLALIDFLRGLVEFDPAKRWSPFQASKHPFVTGEPFTCPYIPPPETPHVPVAQNMRVDHHPGGGHWFAAGLSPNIPGRNRVAVHNSPHFQVVPYSHANSYGSVGSYGSYNDSTGLGSSYGSYGDTSNMFAYYSPVGPSGMNMHAPGNVSMLGSSPDARRRIIQYSHGNGLGVSPSAGNFAPLPLGASPSQYTPPSSYSQVSTGSPGQYGPTSPARGNCHGSPLSKMAAVSQLNRRKNWGYPGGAQSQENPFSHWIGQPTDGTNSSQVEGNSQLLSSFPSHQHSSSNAATWKQQRGGSSIPAGYSAIQNMPGSSSLGSNIQYSQITGMSHDKHEGILSLPDPGDWDPNYRTLSSSQDASSI; encoded by the exons ATGGATGAGCTTAGCCCTAGTAATGGAACTGACCAGCCACAACCACAACCAAAAACCTCTCTTTGGTGTCCGAGACAGCTCGTGTTTAGTCCCTATTCGCGGCTGGCTGAAGCTTCCAACAAATCCCACACACTGCGGGTTGTCGTCAGAAGACCT TTGGTGGCACGGCTGACGAAGGACATAGTTGAAACATACCAAATATGCAATtcacaatttaaatattcagaGGAATTGAATCCAAAGAGATATTTGACCAGCCCATCAACTGGAGTCCTCAATGATGGCTATGATAATGTTAATTCAGATCTAATTCTTAATGTGAACTATGTATTGGTCAATTCAGACACACAGCGGAG ATACATTGTCAAAGATGTTCTTGGCCATGGCACATTCGGGCAGGTTGCAAAATGCTGGATTCCAGAAACTAGCAGTTTTGTTGCTGTgaagataattaaaaatcaacCTGCATACTATCAACAGGCATTGGTTGAAGTATCTATTTTGACAATG TTAAATAAGAAGTATGATCCTGAGGATAAGCATCATATTGTTCGCATTTTTGATTACTTTGTATATCAACGCCATTTATGCATTTGCTTTGAACTGCTTGACACAAATCT GTATGAGCTTATCAAGTTAAATCATTTTAGAGGATTATCACTGAGCATCGTACAACTGTTTTCAAAACAG ATTCTACGAGGATTGGCACTGTTAAAAGACGCTGGGATAATACATTGTGATCTGAAGCCAGAAAACATACTTTTGTGCACAAG TGTTAAGCGAggagaaattaaaattattgactTTGGATCAGCATGCATGGAAGATCGCACTGTTTACTCCTATATTCAG AGTCGTTATTACAGATCTCCTGAAGTTCTTCTCGGGTATCA ATATACTACAGCTATTGATATGTGGTCATTTGGATGTATAGTTGCTGAATTGTTCTTGGGATTGCCATTATTCCCGGGAGCCTCAGAGTTTGATCTTCTTAGGAGAATGATTGAAATACTGGG AGGACAACCCCCTGATTATGTACTTAAGGAGGCAAAAAACACAAGCAAGTTTTTTAAGTGCATAGCGAGCATCCACGATGTAGAGAATAGAGAAGTTTCTGCAGGTAGCAAAAGTGCATATCAAGCATTAACAGAAGAAGAATATGAAGCT AGAGAGTTGAAAAAACCTTCACTTGGGAAAGAGTATTTCAATCATATGAACCTTGAAGCAATTGTTAACAACTATCCATATAGAAAGAACTTGCCTAAGGAAGATATCATTAGAG AAAGTCAAATACGCCTAGCTTTGATTGATTTTTTGAGGGGCCTTGTTGAGTTTGATCCTGCAAAACGGTGGTCGCCTTTTCAG GCTTCAAAACATCCTTTTGTAACAGGAGAACCTTTTACATGCCCATATATCCCTCCCCCAGAGACCCCTCATGTG CCTGTTGCTCAAAATATGAGAGTGGACCATCATCCTGGTGGAGGACATTGGTTTGCTGCTGGTCTCTCCCCTAAT ATTCCAGGCAGGAACAGGGTTGCTGTGCATAATAGCCCGCATTTTCAGGTAGTGCCATACTCACATGCTAATAGTTATGGCAGTGTAGGAAGCTATGGTAGCTATAATGATAGTACTGGGCTAGGAAGCAGCTATGGAAGTTATGGAGATACAAGTAATATGTTTGCATATTATTCACCTGTTGGACCCTCTGGCATGAACATGCATGCACCAGGCAATGTGTCAATGCTTGGAAGTAGTCCTGATGCAAGACGGAGAATTATTCAATATTCACATGGCAATGGACTTGGTGTAAGCCCCTCGGCGGGAAATTTTGCTCCATTGCCCCTTGGTGCTAGCCCTTCACAATATACTCCACCAAGCTCCTATAGTCAAGTTTCTACTGGTTCTCCAGGGCAATATGGTCCAACTTCTCCAGCCAGAGGCAATTGTCATGGATCACCTTTAAGCAAGATGGCAGCAGTTAGCCAgttaaatagaagaaaaaattggGGATATCCTGGAGGCGCTCAATCTCAAGAGAATCCGTTCTCACATTGGATAGGGCAACCTACGGATGGCACCAACTCCAGTCAAGTAGAAGGGAACTCTCAGCTACTTAGTAGTTTTCCATCACATCAGCATTCAAGCTCTAATGCTGCTACCTGGAAGCAGCAAAGAGGAGGTAGTAGTATTCCTGCTGGTTACTCTGCCATTCAGAACATGCCAGGCTCCTCTTCTCTTGGTTCTAATATACAGTATTCACAAATAACGGGGATGTCACATGACAAGCATGAGGGTATACTGTCATTGCCTGATCCAGGAGATTGGGATCCTAATTACAG GACATTAAGCAGCAGCCAAGATGCTAGCTCCATATAG